Proteins from one Porites lutea chromosome 3, jaPorLute2.1, whole genome shotgun sequence genomic window:
- the LOC140931415 gene encoding 5'-AMP-activated protein kinase subunit gamma-1-like isoform X1: MSSDGMELSSDKEQYRNIGDRIWRSVEMENLHVNEAMPFLDYSSPCESTPDGLPKEQQTSREWVLEWNRKSDTSEVQEYLQQLQRSHSHSHPENADSPESFSRSSSVPRYTGFDGQADVEMESEPFEIQKLGCSPGKKFVDVHQTVGEVTSDNCIADDQRGNERSFIHGDDQDDSLLDEAMTDVGENYVYTNFLKSRTCYDIMPKSSKIVVFDTKLKVKKAFFALVANGVRSAPLWDSDKHDFVGMLTISDFINILRHYYKSPLVQMDELEDNKIETFRELERNNLKESGLVKIAPMQSLFDAVKMLVEHKIHRLPVVDPHTGNALYILTHKRILRFMFSTLTQTNPPEFMGSTLKELGIGTYQNVAVISPETPLITAFHMFADKRVSALPVVDSNGVVVDIYARFDVINLAAEKTYNNLDVSVKQALEHRAEGFEGVHRCYLDETLHTIIDRLTDAGVHRLVIVDKDDRCIGVLSLSDILKFLVLRPVALQSATEI; the protein is encoded by the exons AACCTTCATGTCAATGAGGCCATGCCATTCTTGGACTATTCTTCACCATGTGAATCTACTCCTGATGGCCTGCCAAAAGAACAGCAAACATCAAGGGAGTGGGTATTAGAATGGAACAGGAAGAGCGATACCAGTGAAGTTCAGGAGTACTTGCAGCAGTTGCAACGTTCTCACAGCCACTCGCATCCAGAAAATGCTGACTCTCCTGAGAGTTTTAGCCGTAGTAGCTCTGTTCCAAGATATACTGGATTTGATGGCCAAGCTGATGTGGAGATGGAGAGTGAGCCTTTTGAAATCCAGAAATTAGGATGTTCACCAGGCAAAAAGTTTGTGGACGTACATCAAACTGTTGGGGAGGTGACCTCTGATAATTGCATTGCTGATGATCAGAGAGGCAATGAAAGATCTTTT ATTCATGGAGATGACCAGGATGATAGTCTGTTAGATGAAGCAATGACAG ATGTGGGAGAGAATTATGTTTACACCAACTTCCTCAAATCTAGGACATGTTATGACATAATGCCAAAAAGTTCCAAGATTGTAGTATTCGACACCAAACTTAAG gtgaaaaaagctttttttgctCTGGTTGCAAATG GAGTAAGATCAGCACCTCTTTGGGATAGTGACAAACATGATTTTGTTG GAATGCTGACAATTTCTGACTTTATAAACATTCTTCGTCATTATTACAAATCACCATTG GTTCAAATGGATGAGTTAGAAGACAACAAAATTGAAACTTTTCGAG AACTTGAAAGGAACAATCTCAAAGAATCTGGTCTCGTTAAAATTGCTCCAATGCAGAG tttgttTGATGCTGTAAAGATGCTTGTTGAACACAAAATTCATCGACTTCCTGTTGTGGATCCACACACAGGAAATGCACTTTATATCCTCACGCATAAAAGAATCTTAAGATTTATGTTTTCAACA TTAACACAGACTAATCCACCTGAATTCATGGGAAGTACACTGAAAGAGTTGGGAATTGGAACGTATCAAAATGTGGCTGTG ATATCTCCTGAAACTCCGCTGATTACAGCATTTCATATGTTTGCCGACAAGAGAGTATCTGCTTTGCCAGTAGTTGATAGTAATG GTGTTGTAGTTGATATTTACGCAAGATTTGACGTCATT AATTTGGCTGCTGAAAAGACGTACAATAATTTGGACGTATCTGTAAAACAGGCACTGGAGCATAGAGCAGAG GGATTTGAGGGTGTACACCGTTGTTACTTGGATGAAACCCTTCACACAATAATTGATAGACTGACTGATGCAGGG GTTCATCGCCTTGTTATTGTTGATAAAGATGATCGTTGCATTGGAGTATTATCATTGTCTGACATTCTTAAGTTTTTAGTTTTGAGGCCAGTTG cttTACAATCTGCCACTGAAATTTAG
- the LOC140931415 gene encoding 5'-AMP-activated protein kinase subunit gamma-1-like isoform X2 has translation MSSDGMELSSDKNLHVNEAMPFLDYSSPCESTPDGLPKEQQTSREWVLEWNRKSDTSEVQEYLQQLQRSHSHSHPENADSPESFSRSSSVPRYTGFDGQADVEMESEPFEIQKLGCSPGKKFVDVHQTVGEVTSDNCIADDQRGNERSFIHGDDQDDSLLDEAMTDVGENYVYTNFLKSRTCYDIMPKSSKIVVFDTKLKVKKAFFALVANGVRSAPLWDSDKHDFVGMLTISDFINILRHYYKSPLVQMDELEDNKIETFRELERNNLKESGLVKIAPMQSLFDAVKMLVEHKIHRLPVVDPHTGNALYILTHKRILRFMFSTLTQTNPPEFMGSTLKELGIGTYQNVAVISPETPLITAFHMFADKRVSALPVVDSNGVVVDIYARFDVINLAAEKTYNNLDVSVKQALEHRAEGFEGVHRCYLDETLHTIIDRLTDAGVHRLVIVDKDDRCIGVLSLSDILKFLVLRPVALQSATEI, from the exons AACCTTCATGTCAATGAGGCCATGCCATTCTTGGACTATTCTTCACCATGTGAATCTACTCCTGATGGCCTGCCAAAAGAACAGCAAACATCAAGGGAGTGGGTATTAGAATGGAACAGGAAGAGCGATACCAGTGAAGTTCAGGAGTACTTGCAGCAGTTGCAACGTTCTCACAGCCACTCGCATCCAGAAAATGCTGACTCTCCTGAGAGTTTTAGCCGTAGTAGCTCTGTTCCAAGATATACTGGATTTGATGGCCAAGCTGATGTGGAGATGGAGAGTGAGCCTTTTGAAATCCAGAAATTAGGATGTTCACCAGGCAAAAAGTTTGTGGACGTACATCAAACTGTTGGGGAGGTGACCTCTGATAATTGCATTGCTGATGATCAGAGAGGCAATGAAAGATCTTTT ATTCATGGAGATGACCAGGATGATAGTCTGTTAGATGAAGCAATGACAG ATGTGGGAGAGAATTATGTTTACACCAACTTCCTCAAATCTAGGACATGTTATGACATAATGCCAAAAAGTTCCAAGATTGTAGTATTCGACACCAAACTTAAG gtgaaaaaagctttttttgctCTGGTTGCAAATG GAGTAAGATCAGCACCTCTTTGGGATAGTGACAAACATGATTTTGTTG GAATGCTGACAATTTCTGACTTTATAAACATTCTTCGTCATTATTACAAATCACCATTG GTTCAAATGGATGAGTTAGAAGACAACAAAATTGAAACTTTTCGAG AACTTGAAAGGAACAATCTCAAAGAATCTGGTCTCGTTAAAATTGCTCCAATGCAGAG tttgttTGATGCTGTAAAGATGCTTGTTGAACACAAAATTCATCGACTTCCTGTTGTGGATCCACACACAGGAAATGCACTTTATATCCTCACGCATAAAAGAATCTTAAGATTTATGTTTTCAACA TTAACACAGACTAATCCACCTGAATTCATGGGAAGTACACTGAAAGAGTTGGGAATTGGAACGTATCAAAATGTGGCTGTG ATATCTCCTGAAACTCCGCTGATTACAGCATTTCATATGTTTGCCGACAAGAGAGTATCTGCTTTGCCAGTAGTTGATAGTAATG GTGTTGTAGTTGATATTTACGCAAGATTTGACGTCATT AATTTGGCTGCTGAAAAGACGTACAATAATTTGGACGTATCTGTAAAACAGGCACTGGAGCATAGAGCAGAG GGATTTGAGGGTGTACACCGTTGTTACTTGGATGAAACCCTTCACACAATAATTGATAGACTGACTGATGCAGGG GTTCATCGCCTTGTTATTGTTGATAAAGATGATCGTTGCATTGGAGTATTATCATTGTCTGACATTCTTAAGTTTTTAGTTTTGAGGCCAGTTG cttTACAATCTGCCACTGAAATTTAG
- the LOC140931415 gene encoding 5'-AMP-activated protein kinase subunit gamma-1-like isoform X3: protein MPFLDYSSPCESTPDGLPKEQQTSREWVLEWNRKSDTSEVQEYLQQLQRSHSHSHPENADSPESFSRSSSVPRYTGFDGQADVEMESEPFEIQKLGCSPGKKFVDVHQTVGEVTSDNCIADDQRGNERSFIHGDDQDDSLLDEAMTDVGENYVYTNFLKSRTCYDIMPKSSKIVVFDTKLKVKKAFFALVANGVRSAPLWDSDKHDFVGMLTISDFINILRHYYKSPLVQMDELEDNKIETFRELERNNLKESGLVKIAPMQSLFDAVKMLVEHKIHRLPVVDPHTGNALYILTHKRILRFMFSTLTQTNPPEFMGSTLKELGIGTYQNVAVISPETPLITAFHMFADKRVSALPVVDSNGVVVDIYARFDVINLAAEKTYNNLDVSVKQALEHRAEGFEGVHRCYLDETLHTIIDRLTDAGVHRLVIVDKDDRCIGVLSLSDILKFLVLRPVALQSATEI from the exons ATGCCATTCTTGGACTATTCTTCACCATGTGAATCTACTCCTGATGGCCTGCCAAAAGAACAGCAAACATCAAGGGAGTGGGTATTAGAATGGAACAGGAAGAGCGATACCAGTGAAGTTCAGGAGTACTTGCAGCAGTTGCAACGTTCTCACAGCCACTCGCATCCAGAAAATGCTGACTCTCCTGAGAGTTTTAGCCGTAGTAGCTCTGTTCCAAGATATACTGGATTTGATGGCCAAGCTGATGTGGAGATGGAGAGTGAGCCTTTTGAAATCCAGAAATTAGGATGTTCACCAGGCAAAAAGTTTGTGGACGTACATCAAACTGTTGGGGAGGTGACCTCTGATAATTGCATTGCTGATGATCAGAGAGGCAATGAAAGATCTTTT ATTCATGGAGATGACCAGGATGATAGTCTGTTAGATGAAGCAATGACAG ATGTGGGAGAGAATTATGTTTACACCAACTTCCTCAAATCTAGGACATGTTATGACATAATGCCAAAAAGTTCCAAGATTGTAGTATTCGACACCAAACTTAAG gtgaaaaaagctttttttgctCTGGTTGCAAATG GAGTAAGATCAGCACCTCTTTGGGATAGTGACAAACATGATTTTGTTG GAATGCTGACAATTTCTGACTTTATAAACATTCTTCGTCATTATTACAAATCACCATTG GTTCAAATGGATGAGTTAGAAGACAACAAAATTGAAACTTTTCGAG AACTTGAAAGGAACAATCTCAAAGAATCTGGTCTCGTTAAAATTGCTCCAATGCAGAG tttgttTGATGCTGTAAAGATGCTTGTTGAACACAAAATTCATCGACTTCCTGTTGTGGATCCACACACAGGAAATGCACTTTATATCCTCACGCATAAAAGAATCTTAAGATTTATGTTTTCAACA TTAACACAGACTAATCCACCTGAATTCATGGGAAGTACACTGAAAGAGTTGGGAATTGGAACGTATCAAAATGTGGCTGTG ATATCTCCTGAAACTCCGCTGATTACAGCATTTCATATGTTTGCCGACAAGAGAGTATCTGCTTTGCCAGTAGTTGATAGTAATG GTGTTGTAGTTGATATTTACGCAAGATTTGACGTCATT AATTTGGCTGCTGAAAAGACGTACAATAATTTGGACGTATCTGTAAAACAGGCACTGGAGCATAGAGCAGAG GGATTTGAGGGTGTACACCGTTGTTACTTGGATGAAACCCTTCACACAATAATTGATAGACTGACTGATGCAGGG GTTCATCGCCTTGTTATTGTTGATAAAGATGATCGTTGCATTGGAGTATTATCATTGTCTGACATTCTTAAGTTTTTAGTTTTGAGGCCAGTTG cttTACAATCTGCCACTGAAATTTAG